A single region of the Polymorphum gilvum SL003B-26A1 genome encodes:
- a CDS encoding undecaprenyl-phosphate glucose phosphotransferase: MATLAQSSISPAPPPEAEDAASLRRRLAEELRRGTEGPGASSGAPKADLSPEATAIADSLRTDGVSLPVLEGSVRLIDGALVLATGLAALAATVGLDGLSPLSGGLLAASVLFALAFFQAFDCYQVSVMRAVFAQVGRIASGWTLVFAMVAIALVTTPLGESIASPWLGLWYAGGLVTLAAARLLVSRRIRTWMAQGRLERRAVIVGGGSAAADLIHELESQPDNDIRICGIFDDRASDRSPPVVAGYPKLGNIDALVEFARLARIDMLIVCIPVRAEQRVLELLRKLWVLPIDIRLSAHTDKLRFRSRASSFIGTVPFIDVVEKPITNWDMVAKRVFDIVFASAALVALSPVMLATALAIKLDSRGPVLFRQKRYGFNNEIIEVLKFRSMYHEMADPDAKRVVTKGDPRVTRVGRFIRRASIDELPQLFNVLSGELSLVGPRPHAVNAHTDNKTWDEVVYGYYARHKVKPGVTGWAQINGWRGEVDTPEKIQKRVECDLYYIENWSIPFDLYILVMTPIRLLNTENAY; encoded by the coding sequence ATGGCCACACTCGCCCAGTCGTCCATTTCCCCCGCGCCGCCTCCCGAAGCCGAAGACGCGGCCAGCCTGCGCCGACGCCTGGCGGAGGAATTGCGTCGAGGCACCGAAGGTCCCGGCGCCTCCTCCGGCGCACCCAAGGCCGACCTGTCGCCCGAGGCGACCGCCATTGCCGACAGTCTGCGTACGGACGGCGTGTCGCTGCCGGTGCTGGAGGGCTCGGTACGCCTGATCGACGGCGCCCTCGTGCTGGCCACCGGCCTCGCCGCCCTGGCCGCCACCGTGGGCCTCGACGGCCTGTCTCCCCTCTCGGGCGGCCTGCTCGCAGCCTCGGTCCTGTTCGCACTGGCCTTCTTCCAGGCCTTCGACTGCTACCAGGTGTCGGTCATGCGCGCCGTGTTCGCCCAGGTCGGACGCATCGCCAGCGGCTGGACGCTGGTGTTCGCCATGGTCGCCATCGCCCTCGTCACCACCCCGCTCGGCGAGAGCATCGCCAGTCCCTGGCTCGGCCTGTGGTATGCTGGCGGCCTCGTCACCCTCGCCGCCGCGCGCCTGCTGGTCTCCCGCCGGATCCGCACCTGGATGGCGCAGGGCCGGCTGGAGCGGCGGGCGGTGATCGTCGGCGGCGGTTCGGCAGCAGCCGACCTGATCCACGAGCTCGAATCCCAGCCCGACAACGACATCCGCATCTGCGGCATCTTCGACGACCGCGCCAGCGACCGCTCGCCGCCCGTCGTCGCCGGCTATCCCAAGCTCGGCAACATCGACGCCCTGGTCGAATTCGCCCGGCTCGCCCGCATCGACATGCTGATCGTCTGCATTCCGGTGCGGGCCGAACAGCGGGTGCTGGAACTGCTGCGCAAGCTGTGGGTGCTGCCGATCGACATCCGCCTGTCGGCGCATACCGACAAGCTGCGCTTCCGCAGCCGCGCCTCGTCCTTCATCGGCACGGTGCCGTTCATCGACGTGGTCGAGAAACCGATCACCAACTGGGACATGGTCGCCAAGCGGGTGTTCGACATCGTCTTCGCCAGCGCGGCGCTGGTCGCCCTGTCGCCCGTCATGCTGGCGACCGCACTCGCCATCAAGCTCGACAGCCGCGGCCCGGTGCTGTTCCGCCAGAAGCGCTACGGCTTCAACAACGAGATCATCGAGGTGCTGAAGTTCCGCTCGATGTATCACGAGATGGCCGACCCGGACGCCAAGCGCGTCGTCACCAAGGGCGATCCGCGGGTCACCCGCGTCGGCCGGTTCATCCGCCGCGCCTCCATCGACGAACTGCCGCAGCTGTTCAACGTGCTGAGCGGCGAACTGTCCCTGGTCGGGCCTCGGCCGCACGCGGTCAACGCGCACACCGACAACAAGACCTGGGACGAGGTGGTCTACGGCTACTACGCCCGCCACAAGGTCAAGCCCGGCGTCACCGGCTGGGCGCAGATCAACGGCTGGCGCGGCGAGGTCGACACGCCGGAGAAGATCCAGAAGCGCGTCGAATGCGACCTCTACTACATCGAGAACTGGTCGATCCCGTTCGACCTCTACATTCTCGTCATGACGCCGATCCGCCTGCTCAACACGGAGAACGCGTATTGA
- a CDS encoding polysaccharide biosynthesis/export family protein, translating into MPTRLLVIIAMSLALAGCSGYKRPPTAFHEILTQPYRLDSSDRLRIIVFGQDDLSNTYVVDQAGYISMPLVGSLAARGKTQQELAADIATALRRGYLRDPDVSVEVDQYRPIFVMGEVQNAGQYPYVAGMTVQNAIATAGGFGARAEQGSADITRQINGEILNGRVPITDPIRPGDTIYVRERFF; encoded by the coding sequence ATGCCCACCCGGTTGCTTGTCATTATTGCCATGTCCCTGGCGCTGGCCGGATGCAGCGGATACAAGCGTCCTCCGACCGCCTTCCACGAGATCCTGACCCAGCCCTACCGGCTCGATTCAAGCGATCGCCTGCGCATCATCGTGTTCGGACAGGACGACCTATCCAATACCTATGTCGTTGATCAGGCAGGCTATATTTCGATGCCGCTGGTCGGCAGCCTGGCCGCCCGGGGCAAGACCCAGCAGGAACTCGCCGCCGACATCGCGACCGCATTGCGGCGTGGCTACCTGCGCGATCCGGACGTCTCGGTGGAAGTCGACCAGTACCGTCCGATCTTTGTCATGGGCGAAGTGCAGAACGCCGGCCAGTATCCTTACGTCGCCGGCATGACGGTGCAGAACGCCATCGCCACCGCCGGCGGCTTCGGCGCGCGCGCCGAGCAGGGCAGCGCCGACATCACCCGCCAGATCAACGGCGAAATCCTAAACGGCCGTGTCCCTATCACGGACCCGATCCGTCCCGGCGACACGATTTACGTACGCGAGCGCTTCTTCTAA
- a CDS encoding glycosyltransferase family 4 protein: MSTSPLRIVHCVRSPIGGIFRHIHDLAIAQSQAGHAVGVICDSSSGSDFDNAFVDRLRPHLALGVARFPMQRSLALQDLAAAFRLYRYVKDLKPDIVHGHGAKGGAYMRAIGTLLRLQGRDVTRIYCPHGGSLHYDPNRLEGRVYHALERLQAHFTDGLIFVSDYEYAAYETKVGHPRIPARVVYNGLQPSEFMPVQPDEDARDFLYIGMLRDLKGPDLFIEALYNLRLRTGQAPSAHIVGEGPDRAKYEQKVKDLGLTGAVTFHGALPARQAFRMGRCVVVPSRAEAMPYIVLETVAAQVPLIATRVGGIPEIFGRYASRLVEAGDVDKLTAAMEGALADPQAMRSFAKSLRTCLAETFSVDLMSDRITALYRQLRGQDIAGSEVTAQPAASAGMPDPQTVYASSSNP, from the coding sequence ATGAGCACGAGCCCATTGCGGATCGTTCATTGCGTCCGCTCGCCCATCGGCGGGATCTTTCGGCATATTCACGACCTGGCGATCGCCCAGTCGCAGGCCGGCCATGCCGTCGGCGTGATCTGCGACTCTTCCTCCGGCAGCGACTTCGACAACGCTTTCGTCGACCGGCTGCGACCGCACCTAGCGCTCGGCGTCGCGCGCTTTCCCATGCAGCGCAGCCTGGCGCTGCAGGACCTCGCGGCGGCTTTCCGCCTCTACCGCTATGTCAAGGACCTGAAGCCTGACATCGTGCACGGTCATGGCGCCAAGGGTGGCGCCTACATGCGCGCCATCGGCACGCTCCTGCGCCTGCAGGGCCGCGACGTGACACGCATCTACTGCCCGCACGGCGGCAGCCTGCATTACGATCCCAACCGGCTCGAGGGCCGCGTCTATCATGCACTGGAGCGGCTCCAGGCGCATTTCACCGACGGCCTGATCTTCGTTTCCGACTACGAATACGCCGCCTACGAGACCAAGGTCGGCCACCCGAGGATCCCGGCGCGGGTGGTCTACAACGGCCTGCAGCCGAGCGAGTTCATGCCCGTGCAGCCGGACGAGGACGCGCGCGACTTCCTCTACATCGGCATGCTGCGCGACCTGAAGGGGCCGGACCTGTTCATCGAGGCGCTCTACAACCTCCGGCTCAGGACCGGACAGGCACCGAGCGCGCATATCGTCGGCGAGGGACCCGACCGGGCGAAATACGAGCAGAAGGTGAAGGACCTAGGACTGACCGGCGCCGTCACCTTCCACGGCGCCTTGCCAGCCCGCCAGGCCTTCAGGATGGGACGCTGCGTGGTCGTGCCGTCGCGGGCGGAAGCCATGCCCTACATCGTGCTGGAGACGGTCGCCGCCCAGGTGCCGCTGATCGCCACCCGCGTCGGCGGCATCCCGGAGATCTTCGGCCGTTATGCCTCGCGCCTCGTCGAGGCCGGCGACGTCGACAAGCTGACCGCGGCTATGGAGGGCGCCCTCGCCGACCCCCAGGCCATGCGCAGCTTCGCCAAGAGCCTGCGCACCTGCCTCGCCGAGACCTTCTCGGTCGACCTCATGTCCGACCGCATCACCGCCTTGTACCGGCAGCTGCGCGGCCAGGACATCGCGGGGAGCGAGGTCACGGCCCAGCCAGCGGCCAGCGCAGGCATGCCGGACCCGCAAACCGTTTACGCCAGCTCGAGCAACCCGTGA
- a CDS encoding GNAT family N-acetyltransferase → MTLTAASSGHATETGPAAGTGPSASLAAPASIPPQARSARVLMVDTLQAAEVPWRLIERDGLLAHYHRFGWARAWLAHIGARAGEAARIAVGLVDGEPAFVWPFALSRAHGVTTLTWLGQSHANQNTGIWTRRAYAELSADTLHGALIDAARAAGADRLALHNIPAVWEGRPHPLAADNGNPSPSPVFRGPLDRPFEALFADTHSKASRKKLLRKRKALEEAGDYAVKRAQTAQEIETGLAAFFEQRAVRARETGIPNAFSGAPAQAFLRALLSEPDGDGGPLLDLRYLEAGGRIRATYLGGIGQGAYYGYANSIAHDELTALSPGVVLLTEIVRNCCADPAIAVLDLGLGEERYKLAWTAAQDLVDREEALTAAGRIVTAADRLRLAAKRTIRTSPALWSLVRKARRIRARLG, encoded by the coding sequence ATGACCCTCACGGCAGCCAGCAGCGGACATGCGACCGAGACCGGCCCGGCGGCGGGTACCGGCCCGTCCGCTTCCCTGGCCGCGCCCGCATCCATCCCGCCGCAGGCGCGCAGCGCCAGGGTACTGATGGTCGACACGCTTCAGGCGGCCGAGGTGCCGTGGCGGCTGATCGAGCGCGACGGCCTGCTGGCGCATTACCACCGCTTCGGCTGGGCGCGTGCCTGGCTTGCGCATATCGGCGCGCGGGCGGGAGAGGCCGCCCGCATCGCGGTCGGCCTCGTCGACGGCGAGCCAGCCTTCGTCTGGCCGTTCGCGCTCAGCCGCGCCCATGGCGTGACGACGCTGACCTGGCTCGGCCAGAGCCATGCCAACCAGAACACCGGGATCTGGACGCGGCGCGCCTATGCCGAGCTGTCGGCCGATACGCTGCATGGCGCGCTGATCGATGCCGCTCGTGCCGCCGGCGCCGACCGGCTGGCGCTCCACAACATTCCAGCCGTCTGGGAAGGCCGGCCCCATCCGCTCGCCGCGGACAACGGCAACCCGAGTCCGAGCCCGGTGTTTCGCGGTCCGCTGGACCGTCCGTTCGAGGCGCTGTTCGCCGACACCCACAGCAAGGCATCGCGCAAGAAGCTGCTGCGCAAGAGAAAGGCGCTGGAAGAGGCCGGCGACTACGCGGTGAAGCGGGCGCAGACGGCGCAGGAGATCGAGACCGGCCTCGCCGCCTTCTTCGAGCAGCGCGCGGTGCGCGCGCGAGAGACCGGGATCCCCAACGCCTTTTCCGGCGCGCCGGCACAGGCCTTCCTGCGCGCGCTGCTGAGCGAGCCGGACGGCGACGGCGGGCCGCTGCTCGACCTGCGCTACCTGGAAGCGGGGGGGCGGATCAGGGCGACCTATCTCGGCGGCATTGGTCAGGGCGCCTATTACGGCTATGCCAACAGCATCGCCCACGACGAGCTGACCGCCTTAAGTCCCGGCGTCGTGCTGCTGACGGAGATCGTGCGCAACTGTTGCGCCGATCCCGCCATCGCCGTGCTCGACCTGGGGCTCGGAGAGGAACGTTACAAGCTGGCCTGGACGGCCGCGCAGGACCTCGTCGACCGGGAAGAGGCGCTGACGGCAGCCGGCCGGATCGTCACGGCCGCAGACCGGCTGCGGCTGGCCGCCAAGCGCACGATCCGCACCTCCCCTGCCCTGTGGTCGCTGGTGCGCAAGGCGCGCCGAATCCGCGCCCGCCTGGGCTGA
- a CDS encoding GumC family protein, with translation MRDVYQPQDLALDLSGLLRAIRGSLRWLLPLVLVVAATVFLLLQFVPEKYKGEAKVLIESTDAIYPGASRGVEDERALLDTEGVASQVQLLTSADLARRVAQRLDLVSIPEFDAARTRSILTDALVLLGLRSDPARVSPEERVLKHYYKHLDVYRLDGSRVIAVEYSAEDPQLAAAVANTILDEYLAMQSKAKRETTEFTAASLEPQIERLRKEVQDARKAVEDFRAHADLMMGSDNRTLNQQQLAEISTQQSSAQASEAEATAKARLIRGLLNSGGSFETASDVLNSPLIQRLRERQVAIQSRIAELSTTMLSNHPQIRALNSQLADYDTQIRSEARKILIGLENDAKVARQQAEALRDRLSELKVAAARTNTDQVRLRELEREAEAKATQLDTLLASYREADTRRSAQTLPADARVISRASVPIEPYAPKVALFTIIAALATFVLGCAFVVMREFLSGNALQPIDYGHGEAIAVAPAPVAEAAVAAQPVAADACGPSDMPPADPRTERVRAAAHPAAAASPRRSAPSGLGRREEAYGPAAEDGQKSEQARRIVVLSVDDAQISHDLAFDLVRAAADRGDMALLMEVFPENEDPGAAAGFSDLVAGKASFSSVIYRDAGSRAHIIEAGRFALADAMVADGRFSRVLDAIDATYGTVVVDLGTIDGSLASARILEYADRVIVVSQDETETPGLRSAARLLSRNTGAEVIVRTHSGERGPVRRSTRRSARGVAA, from the coding sequence ATGCGTGACGTTTATCAGCCGCAAGATCTGGCATTGGACCTGTCCGGGTTGCTGCGTGCGATAAGGGGATCGCTACGCTGGCTTCTGCCGCTGGTGCTCGTCGTCGCGGCCACCGTGTTCCTGCTGCTTCAGTTCGTACCCGAGAAGTACAAGGGCGAGGCCAAGGTGCTGATCGAGAGTACCGACGCGATCTATCCGGGAGCGTCGCGCGGCGTCGAGGACGAGCGCGCACTGCTGGATACCGAAGGCGTCGCCAGCCAGGTCCAGTTGCTCACGTCCGCCGATCTGGCGCGGCGCGTCGCGCAGCGGCTGGATCTCGTTTCGATACCCGAATTCGATGCCGCTCGGACGCGCTCCATCCTCACCGATGCCCTCGTCCTGCTCGGCCTGAGGAGCGATCCCGCGCGCGTCTCGCCCGAGGAGCGGGTGCTCAAGCATTATTACAAGCATCTGGACGTCTATCGCCTGGACGGGTCGCGGGTGATCGCGGTCGAGTATTCCGCCGAGGATCCGCAGCTCGCCGCGGCGGTCGCCAACACCATCCTCGACGAATATCTGGCGATGCAGAGCAAGGCGAAGCGCGAGACGACGGAGTTCACCGCCGCATCCCTGGAGCCACAGATCGAGCGCCTGCGCAAGGAGGTCCAGGACGCGCGCAAGGCGGTCGAGGACTTTCGCGCCCATGCCGACCTGATGATGGGCAGCGACAATCGGACCTTGAACCAGCAGCAGCTGGCGGAAATCAGCACGCAGCAGTCGTCCGCCCAGGCGAGCGAGGCGGAGGCGACGGCCAAGGCACGCCTGATCCGCGGCCTGCTCAATTCCGGCGGATCGTTCGAAACGGCAAGCGACGTGCTCAACTCGCCGCTGATCCAGCGGCTTCGCGAGCGCCAGGTAGCGATCCAGTCGCGCATCGCCGAACTGTCGACGACGATGCTCTCGAACCACCCGCAGATCCGCGCGCTCAACTCGCAGCTGGCCGACTACGATACCCAGATCCGGTCCGAGGCGCGCAAGATCCTGATCGGGCTCGAGAACGATGCCAAGGTCGCCCGCCAGCAGGCCGAGGCGCTGCGCGATCGCCTGAGCGAACTCAAGGTCGCGGCGGCGCGTACCAACACCGACCAGGTGCGCCTGCGCGAACTGGAGCGCGAGGCGGAGGCCAAGGCGACCCAGCTCGACACGCTGCTTGCCAGCTACCGCGAGGCCGACACCCGCCGCAGCGCCCAGACCCTTCCTGCCGATGCGCGCGTGATCTCGCGCGCCAGCGTGCCGATCGAGCCTTATGCGCCCAAGGTGGCGCTGTTCACGATCATCGCCGCCCTGGCGACCTTCGTGCTCGGCTGCGCCTTCGTCGTGATGCGCGAGTTCCTGTCCGGCAATGCCCTGCAGCCGATCGATTACGGGCATGGTGAGGCGATCGCGGTCGCGCCGGCCCCCGTGGCGGAGGCTGCCGTCGCAGCCCAGCCGGTCGCCGCGGACGCCTGCGGCCCCTCCGACATGCCCCCCGCCGACCCGCGCACCGAGCGGGTGCGCGCTGCTGCGCATCCGGCGGCGGCCGCATCGCCGCGCCGGTCGGCGCCAAGCGGTTTGGGCCGTCGGGAGGAAGCGTACGGCCCGGCAGCCGAGGACGGGCAGAAATCCGAGCAGGCCCGCCGCATCGTCGTGCTCAGCGTCGACGACGCACAGATCTCGCACGACCTGGCCTTCGATCTGGTGCGCGCGGCGGCCGACCGGGGCGACATGGCTCTGTTGATGGAGGTCTTTCCGGAAAACGAGGATCCCGGCGCGGCCGCGGGCTTTTCCGATCTCGTCGCCGGCAAGGCGTCGTTCTCCTCGGTGATCTACCGCGACGCCGGTTCGCGCGCCCATATCATCGAGGCGGGCCGCTTCGCGCTTGCCGACGCCATGGTCGCCGACGGCCGCTTCAGCCGGGTCCTCGATGCTATCGACGCGACCTACGGGACTGTCGTTGTGGATCTTGGCACCATCGACGGCTCGCTCGCCAGCGCCCGCATTCTCGAATATGCGGATCGTGTCATCGTGGTGTCGCAGGACGAGACGGAGACGCCGGGCCTGCGCAGCGCCGCCCGGCTGTTGTCGCGCAACACCGGCGCCGAGGTGATCGTGCGCACGCACTCCGGAGAGCGCGGCCCGGTGCGTCGTTCGACGCGTCGCTCGGCGCGCGGCGTCGCGGCTTGA